The following proteins come from a genomic window of Alicyclobacillus dauci:
- a CDS encoding DUF1811 family protein: MLYSDMSKEQLQAEMKELQRKGQRAFDEENWSEYEIHMTKWYLAASYAMLPDVTIETGRTYRIAEEYDRLTVTGLEGVMAWGIRQSTGETTAIPIARLEEYDDEGDFSS, from the coding sequence ATGCTATACAGCGACATGTCGAAGGAACAATTACAAGCAGAAATGAAGGAACTACAGCGCAAAGGGCAACGCGCTTTTGATGAGGAAAATTGGAGTGAGTATGAAATTCACATGACCAAATGGTATCTCGCAGCCAGTTATGCAATGTTGCCCGACGTAACGATTGAAACCGGCCGTACCTACCGGATCGCGGAAGAGTACGACCGACTCACAGTGACTGGTCTCGAAGGCGTCATGGCATGGGGAATTCGCCAATCGACCGGCGAAACAACAGCCATCCCTATCGCGCGACTTGAAGAGTACGACGATGAGGGTGATTTTTCTAGTTAA
- a CDS encoding YtrH family sporulation protein, translating into MFPGIVANCLLDFFVSMGLVIGGSLLGGFAAVVTHHNPSYTMLVLADDLKIWALVAALGGTMDTLRVIHKGVFSFAVGPMARQFIYLVAAFIGCQIGYMIIEWLVNGSDRHP; encoded by the coding sequence ATGTTTCCTGGAATCGTTGCCAACTGCCTGCTTGATTTTTTTGTCTCCATGGGGCTCGTCATTGGCGGGTCACTGCTCGGAGGATTTGCCGCAGTTGTCACACACCACAACCCGAGTTATACGATGCTCGTCCTCGCGGACGACTTAAAAATATGGGCTCTGGTCGCCGCGCTTGGGGGCACAATGGATACACTGCGTGTCATCCACAAAGGCGTCTTTAGTTTTGCCGTGGGCCCGATGGCCAGACAGTTCATCTACCTTGTGGCCGCGTTCATCGGATGTCAAATCGGTTACATGATCATCGAGTGGCTCGTGAACGGAAGTGACAGACATCCGTGA
- a CDS encoding metal ABC transporter permease, with translation MGQMIGNIIPVELFTQPFMAHALMSGTIVAILVGLVGFFVVLRGSAFVAHVLPKVGFSGAAGSLLIGANSFLGLVIFSIGGALSIGWLGKRGRHDVVTALILIVALGTGALFLGLDNNYSTDAFAILFGQIVGVSTNQVMETAVLGVVCVGILGFLYRPLLFASIMKDSAAARGIRLRGLEMAFLVVVGLATAVTVPVVGALLCFSLLIGPAATARCLGKRPVKVLTYSVLISVMTVWGALILGYDTGWPIGFFVSAISAGLYGLARGLNRVYERRARRDLV, from the coding sequence ATGGGACAGATGATTGGGAATATCATTCCTGTGGAGCTCTTTACCCAGCCATTCATGGCTCACGCCTTGATGAGTGGAACCATTGTCGCCATTCTGGTGGGACTCGTCGGCTTTTTTGTCGTCTTGCGTGGCTCAGCGTTTGTTGCGCATGTCCTTCCGAAAGTGGGGTTTTCCGGGGCTGCAGGTTCGCTTTTAATTGGGGCCAATTCGTTTCTCGGGCTTGTTATTTTCTCGATTGGTGGTGCACTCAGTATCGGGTGGCTCGGTAAGCGCGGTCGACATGATGTCGTCACAGCCCTTATCTTAATTGTGGCACTGGGAACGGGTGCGCTTTTTCTGGGACTCGACAATAATTATTCGACAGACGCCTTTGCCATTTTATTTGGCCAAATCGTCGGCGTAAGTACCAATCAAGTGATGGAAACAGCCGTTCTTGGAGTTGTCTGTGTCGGTATACTTGGCTTTTTGTACAGACCTCTTTTATTTGCATCGATTATGAAAGATTCTGCGGCTGCTCGCGGGATCCGCTTACGCGGTCTGGAAATGGCCTTCTTAGTGGTCGTGGGATTGGCTACTGCCGTCACTGTTCCTGTCGTCGGGGCTTTGCTGTGCTTTAGTCTGTTAATTGGTCCAGCTGCGACTGCTCGTTGCTTAGGCAAGCGACCGGTGAAGGTGCTGACGTATTCGGTTCTCATTTCCGTCATGACTGTTTGGGGTGCACTTATTTTAGGATACGATACGGGTTGGCCGATTGGCTTCTTTGTTTCCGCTATATCCGCAGGTCTATACGGATTGGCTCGGGGACTAAATCGTGTGTATGAACGTCGTGCACGGCGGGACCTGGTTTAG
- a CDS encoding metal ABC transporter solute-binding protein, Zn/Mn family: MKLRIARISTVTLGLLVTSGLAVGCTTNTANGSGSPETKTTNGAKVIQAVGAESEYADVIKQIGGKYVSVTGIMSDPATDPHEYEASTKNASVISGATLVVQNGIGYDDFMNKLESASPNSPRTVIDVAKELGYGQDTQNPHLWYKTDTMPRVAELIAEQLEKQDPSQKQYFENNLTKFTDSLNTWKKELADLQSKYAGTGVAVTEPVADYLIQAAGLDVKTPWSFQEAIMNGTDPSPQDVQLQTDLFNQHKIKVFCYNQQVITDVTKTFLALAKKDHIPTVGVYETMPANHTYQTWMEDETKAITNALENGTSTETIS; encoded by the coding sequence ATGAAGCTTCGTATAGCACGAATCTCCACAGTCACATTGGGGCTTTTAGTGACTTCCGGACTAGCGGTGGGGTGTACGACAAATACAGCGAATGGGTCAGGGTCACCAGAGACAAAAACCACAAACGGTGCGAAGGTGATTCAAGCTGTTGGCGCGGAAAGCGAATATGCGGACGTCATTAAACAGATTGGTGGAAAATATGTGTCTGTGACGGGGATCATGAGCGATCCTGCGACGGACCCGCACGAGTACGAGGCAAGTACAAAAAATGCGTCTGTAATTAGTGGTGCAACGCTCGTTGTTCAAAATGGGATAGGGTACGACGACTTTATGAATAAGTTAGAATCTGCTTCTCCCAACTCTCCGCGTACTGTCATTGACGTTGCGAAAGAACTAGGGTATGGCCAAGATACACAAAATCCACACCTCTGGTACAAAACGGATACAATGCCGCGTGTTGCTGAGCTCATTGCAGAACAACTTGAAAAGCAGGATCCAAGCCAAAAGCAATACTTCGAAAACAATTTAACGAAGTTTACGGACTCGCTGAACACATGGAAAAAAGAGCTGGCCGATTTACAATCCAAGTATGCAGGCACTGGCGTCGCCGTAACAGAGCCGGTCGCAGATTATCTCATACAGGCAGCAGGACTTGATGTGAAAACACCGTGGTCATTCCAGGAAGCCATCATGAACGGGACGGATCCATCACCGCAAGACGTTCAACTCCAGACAGACTTGTTTAACCAACACAAAATCAAGGTGTTCTGCTATAACCAGCAGGTCATAACAGATGTCACGAAGACGTTCTTGGCACTAGCGAAGAAAGACCACATTCCCACCGTCGGGGTCTACGAGACGATGCCGGCTAATCACACATATCAGACGTGGATGGAAGATGAAACGAAGGCGATTACGAATGCGCTTGAAAACGGAACATCAACGGAGACGATTTCCTAA
- a CDS encoding metal ABC transporter permease encodes MNQLWSAILAPGLFHSKEVGYALVIGLIVAALSGMIGVFVVIRGQSFVGHVLTDIGAAGGSGSFLIGLNAWYGFVSFGVLAGAGVELLGNRARNRDVATGIILSFAMGLGALFLYFDTNTGNNANASMLVLFGSIFVIHSSLLPIVASVGGATIIALLILYRPLLLCSISPEVARSRGIPVRFVSIAFMILLALAVENGSLVIGSLLSTALLIGPAATAIRITTKVGMASILSAVIGMLATSIGIVLAYDSYTWLPTHRGWPVSFFIAVLIFLFYLLSRLWPSTTTKTRKVEPREAL; translated from the coding sequence ATGAATCAATTGTGGAGTGCCATCCTAGCTCCCGGACTGTTTCACAGTAAAGAGGTGGGCTATGCGTTAGTCATCGGTCTCATCGTTGCAGCACTTTCCGGGATGATTGGTGTATTTGTCGTCATCCGCGGGCAATCGTTTGTGGGGCACGTCTTGACGGACATTGGTGCGGCGGGTGGTTCCGGTTCGTTTCTCATCGGTCTCAACGCCTGGTATGGTTTCGTATCCTTTGGTGTCCTCGCAGGCGCGGGTGTCGAGCTGCTTGGCAACAGAGCGCGCAACCGGGATGTGGCAACAGGTATTATTCTCTCGTTTGCCATGGGACTCGGCGCGTTGTTCCTATACTTTGACACGAACACAGGAAACAACGCAAATGCCTCCATGCTCGTGTTGTTTGGTTCAATTTTTGTCATCCATTCATCATTATTGCCCATTGTCGCTTCCGTGGGTGGTGCGACAATCATCGCGCTGCTCATTCTTTATCGCCCGCTCTTACTCTGTTCCATCAGCCCAGAAGTAGCTCGATCACGCGGGATTCCCGTCCGCTTTGTCAGTATTGCGTTCATGATTTTGCTGGCGCTGGCGGTGGAAAACGGATCGCTTGTCATTGGTTCGCTGTTAAGTACGGCACTTTTGATTGGCCCTGCGGCGACGGCCATCCGGATCACGACCAAGGTGGGGATGGCATCTATCCTGTCTGCAGTGATTGGAATGTTGGCGACCAGTATTGGGATTGTGCTTGCCTATGACAGTTACACTTGGCTTCCAACGCATCGTGGATGGCCAGTGAGCTTCTTCATTGCCGTTCTCATCTTTCTCTTTTACTTGTTATCGCGACTTTGGCCGTCAACAACAACAAAAACACGTAAAGTGGAACCGCGGGAGGCTTTGTGA
- a CDS encoding SWIM zinc finger family protein — MRHKARASVVEQAWKVVLSQADKSRVRKARQDAKNGAVSDVRMGDGTITATVRASGPERGTFQVVLPWLADYTQHGKHVAKWLAHRPDWIAAHFASEWDPELLSFLNENGLNVFPDETTFERLKWEAKCTCSDWQPLCSHMLSLLFYLLADADEHPLHVFRFVGLDVEWLLDEAHRESARWVSEQGERNDSVGQRIPSRDVTIRVNELLGDVEAVSPSGRLAPRFGK; from the coding sequence ATGAGACATAAAGCGCGTGCGAGTGTGGTTGAGCAGGCGTGGAAAGTCGTCTTGTCACAAGCGGATAAGTCACGCGTGCGAAAAGCGAGACAAGACGCAAAAAATGGGGCGGTCTCGGACGTTCGCATGGGAGATGGAACCATCACGGCAACAGTGAGGGCGAGCGGGCCGGAGCGGGGGACGTTTCAAGTTGTCCTGCCGTGGCTCGCGGATTACACGCAGCACGGGAAACATGTCGCGAAATGGCTCGCTCATCGTCCAGACTGGATCGCGGCGCATTTCGCGTCGGAGTGGGACCCAGAATTGTTATCATTTTTAAACGAGAATGGCCTCAATGTATTTCCTGATGAGACGACATTTGAACGCTTGAAATGGGAAGCGAAGTGCACATGTAGTGATTGGCAACCACTCTGTTCACACATGCTTTCACTATTGTTCTACTTGCTCGCCGATGCGGATGAGCACCCATTGCATGTGTTTCGTTTTGTCGGACTCGACGTCGAGTGGTTGCTTGACGAAGCGCATCGGGAAAGCGCTCGCTGGGTTTCGGAGCAGGGTGAAAGGAACGACTCTGTGGGACAGCGTATCCCTTCACGGGATGTCACAATCCGTGTCAATGAGCTGCTCGGTGATGTAGAAGCAGTCAGTCCCAGTGGGCGGCTTGCTCCACGGTTTGGAAAGTAG
- a CDS encoding Y-family DNA polymerase — translation MKYTLFGQGEGLSGDAKTAYVTVSDDVIVDASVSAMKAGIRLGWPLKTALAMLPHVLVCTYPESPTPAMQAIYRTLWSISPFLCTTTMHNAFFLQIPGEKPPVAEVRQLLLDMEQHLTEEQRFRVGLAENPFLAQALVAWSRIERVEGALYVRVRRQQLLISPAVAGCLRGADALDTSWSEQMPIAAIWFISKADREALQGLGIHRLGDLSNVTDTLLAAHFGKESWLWRRTLEQTPGGQVQVNYPPVERRMSWRAPIGEDSTTDVVETLLNSMATTLCLELQKASAGALGLGLSWRTEEGRGCYEQMAKQPVYQPFSLVAQLSPGRFQIVGERLSSLDVYVFELRPLESVQSGFLLYDNAFYPISTKSKADLEEVRTHLMRKFPKQIKMGAKPTFREQRLDAIREGRFS, via the coding sequence ATGAAATACACATTATTTGGGCAAGGTGAAGGGCTGTCTGGAGATGCGAAAACGGCTTATGTAACCGTGTCTGATGACGTCATCGTAGATGCGTCAGTATCCGCGATGAAAGCTGGAATTCGATTGGGATGGCCACTTAAAACGGCTTTAGCCATGCTTCCACATGTGCTGGTCTGTACATATCCAGAGTCCCCTACACCAGCTATGCAGGCAATTTATCGAACACTATGGAGCATCTCTCCATTTCTCTGTACGACGACAATGCACAATGCATTTTTTCTGCAAATTCCGGGCGAGAAACCACCCGTTGCGGAAGTGCGTCAATTGCTTCTCGATATGGAGCAACATTTGACTGAAGAACAACGATTTCGGGTTGGCTTAGCGGAGAATCCATTTTTAGCGCAGGCTTTAGTTGCATGGAGTCGCATCGAACGGGTCGAAGGAGCCCTGTATGTTCGCGTACGTCGACAGCAGTTACTCATTTCGCCAGCTGTTGCAGGCTGTTTGAGAGGGGCCGATGCACTCGATACAAGTTGGAGCGAACAAATGCCCATCGCTGCAATCTGGTTTATCTCAAAGGCGGATCGAGAAGCCTTGCAGGGTCTAGGCATTCATCGATTAGGTGATTTGTCGAACGTGACAGATACACTTTTAGCAGCGCATTTTGGCAAGGAATCGTGGTTGTGGAGAAGGACTTTGGAGCAAACACCTGGTGGTCAAGTGCAAGTAAACTATCCACCCGTTGAACGACGGATGTCTTGGCGTGCACCTATCGGTGAGGATTCTACGACAGATGTTGTAGAAACACTGCTGAACTCCATGGCTACGACGCTTTGCCTAGAGTTGCAAAAGGCGTCCGCAGGTGCGCTTGGACTTGGCCTCAGTTGGCGGACGGAGGAGGGGCGGGGGTGTTACGAGCAGATGGCGAAACAGCCGGTTTATCAGCCTTTTTCGCTCGTTGCTCAACTCTCACCTGGACGCTTTCAAATTGTCGGAGAACGATTGTCGTCGCTCGATGTCTACGTGTTTGAATTGCGTCCACTCGAGTCCGTTCAATCCGGTTTTTTATTGTATGATAACGCGTTTTATCCGATCTCGACGAAATCCAAAGCAGATCTCGAAGAAGTCCGCACTCACCTCATGCGTAAGTTTCCAAAGCAAATCAAAATGGGTGCCAAGCCGACGTTTCGCGAACAACGTCTCGACGCCATTCGAGAAGGTCGATTTTCGTGA
- a CDS encoding Fur family transcriptional regulator, whose translation METSTEAILQKLKRAGLKFTGKRQETVDLFVRNQDKYLSAKEVYEHVKRMYPSVSYDTIYRTLATLLEHNIIEHMEFSDDAAKYRLKCHESHHHHLVCLGCGSTFPIDECPMDQLLNKIGNFKVLNHRFEIYGYCAECQSAS comes from the coding sequence ATGGAGACCAGCACGGAAGCCATTTTACAGAAGTTGAAGCGAGCAGGTCTCAAATTTACCGGAAAACGTCAAGAAACGGTGGATTTGTTCGTCCGCAATCAAGATAAATATCTTTCGGCAAAAGAAGTGTATGAACACGTCAAAAGAATGTATCCGAGTGTCAGTTACGATACAATCTATCGAACATTAGCCACTTTGCTTGAACACAACATTATTGAGCACATGGAGTTCAGTGATGATGCCGCAAAATACCGTTTGAAGTGTCACGAATCACATCATCATCACCTTGTCTGCTTAGGCTGCGGCTCCACATTTCCCATTGACGAGTGTCCTATGGATCAGTTGTTGAACAAAATCGGCAATTTCAAGGTGCTCAACCATCGTTTTGAGATCTACGGATATTGCGCAGAGTGTCAATCCGCATCATAA
- a CDS encoding DEAD/DEAH box helicase translates to MDGNQEKLTISLDWQVRDRVDEQDRAVFSWEQDLCQADEDVLNKVGQKFVDDGLLSAFDINSREIQLSGALFTNFLLELSRQDGTLKDREPASDGVRRLQLALQALELARSIVRSQDVLGAAFVSSFSVNNCLQVLRETAEATDDVMPSWASGNGSFVGLWVPTWSVPEFRSVRLALLSKASTIAREQDRVADAKTVRNEMDWMIVSFVDTVVRDSIVDVVDSTQSSSGGGSYRVMYRGEADVFEAWMESLRKTTEPFPADGWLVARSMRQALHNSGWMRALLDDYSGREFYTLSFQLIPPMGDAPTADWQLSYEIRHRFFGWSKPLADWWRQPTRLWPVGEDILEEPDIWILPMLKSAAGVAKEIGESIRLPAPSGCTIAADDVYAFLMDSTPKLVALGFRIDAPEVLRESGSRIRVRVRVKRPKSETKRQGTAGPQWFDANRLVDFDWSVVVDDQEISRDEFIQLVSNQTPFVQVGGSWRLVPVDEILRQVEQLGGVSKQSTRVLDLSRAILMAQSSSEVPVQVDYQEEALPIEQVIQVLTRASDPPLTPVPERFQGKLRHYQHFGYSWLLHLRSIGCGACLADDMGLGKTIQVLAYLSKLQEEATTKGVHLLVCPTSLLPNWRAELARFVPSLSVYVHHGTARDLTGHVGKDADVDIIMTTYATLVRDLELLESYEFDALIVDEAQNIKNADTKQAQAIRSIRSGHRIALTGTPMENRLEELWALMDFLNPGYLGSASWFRRTLADATLRNPSGEAAAKLQVLLRPVLLRRRKSDPDIQTELPDKWEVNERAMLTHEQAALYQAMVNQLFTDIEPLQGQGMSRRGQILATLVRLKQVCDHPCLISGGTPSVRRSGKLRQLIELLRTVVDEGEGALVFTQFRDMGEILCDTIESELSVRPKFLHGGLSASVRGQMVDAYQSGADRSPILVLSLRAGGVGLNLTRANHVFHFDRWWNPAVEDQATDRAYRIGQTKDVQVHKMICAGTLEERIDDLITSKRELSQAIVGGSNEWVTEMDDNALRALFALNEQSIWEEDEA, encoded by the coding sequence ATGGATGGCAATCAGGAAAAATTGACCATCTCGCTTGACTGGCAGGTGAGAGATAGAGTCGATGAACAGGATAGGGCCGTGTTCTCGTGGGAGCAGGACTTATGTCAGGCCGATGAGGATGTACTCAATAAGGTTGGCCAAAAATTCGTCGATGATGGGCTTCTTTCAGCGTTTGATATAAATTCTAGAGAAATTCAGTTGTCCGGTGCGTTGTTTACAAATTTTTTGTTGGAGTTAAGCAGGCAGGACGGTACACTGAAGGATCGGGAACCTGCGTCTGATGGCGTAAGAAGGTTACAGTTGGCGTTACAGGCACTTGAGCTGGCACGGTCCATCGTTCGTTCGCAGGATGTCTTGGGAGCGGCTTTTGTATCGTCATTTTCAGTGAACAACTGTTTGCAGGTACTTCGTGAGACGGCTGAGGCAACGGACGATGTCATGCCTTCGTGGGCTTCCGGCAACGGTTCATTCGTGGGTCTATGGGTCCCGACTTGGTCCGTTCCCGAATTCCGGAGTGTTCGTTTGGCGTTGCTCTCGAAGGCGTCGACGATTGCAAGGGAACAGGATCGAGTTGCTGATGCAAAGACAGTCCGGAATGAAATGGACTGGATGATTGTCTCGTTTGTTGACACCGTTGTCCGAGACAGCATTGTCGATGTGGTGGACAGTACGCAATCGTCAAGTGGCGGTGGATCGTACCGGGTTATGTACCGCGGCGAGGCCGATGTATTCGAGGCATGGATGGAGTCGCTGCGCAAGACGACGGAACCGTTTCCGGCCGATGGATGGCTAGTAGCGAGATCCATGAGGCAAGCTTTACACAATTCTGGCTGGATGCGCGCGCTGCTAGATGATTATTCCGGTCGTGAATTCTACACGCTTTCGTTTCAGTTGATTCCCCCGATGGGAGATGCGCCCACGGCTGATTGGCAATTGTCGTATGAAATCCGCCATCGGTTTTTTGGCTGGTCGAAACCGCTCGCAGACTGGTGGAGGCAACCGACGCGTTTGTGGCCAGTGGGTGAGGATATACTCGAGGAACCCGACATATGGATTCTCCCAATGCTAAAATCGGCGGCGGGTGTGGCCAAGGAAATCGGGGAATCCATCCGGCTTCCTGCACCGAGTGGTTGTACCATCGCTGCAGACGATGTGTATGCTTTTTTGATGGATTCTACACCGAAATTGGTAGCCCTTGGATTTCGTATTGATGCCCCGGAAGTGCTTCGCGAGAGTGGTTCCCGCATTCGGGTGCGCGTCCGGGTAAAGCGACCGAAGTCGGAGACAAAGCGACAGGGCACGGCAGGGCCACAATGGTTTGATGCCAATCGCCTCGTTGATTTCGATTGGTCCGTCGTCGTCGACGACCAAGAAATTTCTCGGGATGAATTTATTCAATTGGTCTCCAACCAGACACCGTTTGTTCAAGTGGGTGGCTCATGGCGGTTGGTTCCAGTCGATGAAATTTTACGCCAGGTAGAACAACTCGGCGGGGTTAGTAAGCAGTCGACTCGGGTACTGGATTTGTCCCGTGCCATTCTCATGGCGCAAAGCAGCAGCGAAGTTCCTGTCCAAGTCGATTATCAAGAGGAAGCCCTGCCGATCGAACAGGTTATCCAGGTGCTGACACGCGCATCCGATCCGCCGCTTACCCCCGTACCAGAGCGGTTTCAAGGTAAATTGAGGCATTATCAACACTTTGGGTATTCGTGGTTACTTCATCTTCGGTCTATCGGTTGTGGAGCATGTTTGGCCGATGATATGGGCCTTGGTAAAACCATTCAAGTACTCGCTTACTTGTCGAAGTTGCAGGAAGAAGCCACGACCAAAGGTGTTCACCTGTTGGTCTGTCCCACTTCGTTACTCCCCAATTGGCGGGCAGAACTGGCACGTTTTGTGCCGAGTCTATCTGTCTATGTTCACCACGGTACAGCGCGTGATTTAACAGGTCACGTGGGTAAGGATGCAGACGTGGATATCATCATGACGACGTATGCCACGCTTGTTCGAGACTTGGAACTACTTGAGAGTTACGAATTCGACGCTTTGATAGTCGATGAGGCACAAAACATTAAAAATGCGGACACCAAGCAGGCGCAAGCCATTCGCAGTATTCGTTCAGGTCATCGAATTGCTCTAACGGGCACGCCTATGGAGAACCGCTTGGAAGAATTGTGGGCACTGATGGACTTTTTGAATCCGGGATATTTGGGATCAGCATCATGGTTTCGAAGGACACTCGCCGATGCCACGCTGAGAAATCCAAGTGGGGAGGCTGCGGCAAAGTTGCAGGTTTTGCTGCGACCGGTTCTACTTCGTCGTCGAAAATCAGATCCAGATATTCAGACAGAGTTGCCGGATAAGTGGGAAGTGAATGAGCGTGCTATGTTGACGCATGAACAGGCAGCGCTGTATCAAGCGATGGTCAACCAACTGTTTACGGATATCGAGCCGTTGCAGGGTCAAGGCATGTCGCGCCGCGGACAGATTTTAGCTACGCTCGTTCGACTCAAACAAGTTTGCGATCACCCCTGCCTGATTTCGGGAGGAACACCGTCCGTTCGCCGGTCCGGTAAACTTCGCCAGTTGATCGAGTTGCTTCGAACGGTTGTCGATGAGGGTGAGGGTGCGCTCGTCTTCACACAATTCCGGGATATGGGTGAAATTCTCTGCGACACGATTGAGTCAGAGTTATCCGTACGGCCAAAGTTTTTGCATGGTGGACTGTCGGCAAGTGTGCGGGGACAAATGGTCGATGCCTATCAGAGTGGAGCGGACCGGTCGCCAATATTGGTTTTGTCTTTGCGAGCTGGGGGCGTTGGGCTGAATTTGACGCGAGCAAACCATGTGTTTCACTTCGACCGTTGGTGGAATCCGGCTGTTGAGGACCAGGCGACGGATCGTGCGTATCGAATCGGTCAAACGAAAGATGTACAAGTGCACAAGATGATTTGTGCTGGGACGCTTGAAGAACGAATTGACGATTTAATTACGTCGAAGCGTGAATTGTCACAGGCGATTGTGGGCGGATCGAATGAGTGGGTTACGGAAATGGACGACAATGCGCTGCGAGCGTTGTTTGCGCTGAACGAGCAAAGTATCTGGGAGGAAGATGAGGCATGA
- a CDS encoding metal ABC transporter ATP-binding protein — protein sequence MNEQSILQLKQLTVRFGDKTVLDNIDIEIKSGEFVGVIGQNGAGKTTLLRVILGLLKPNDGEVLVDGTVTRKMSRLIGYVPQKIHLDLDTPLRGRDLVGLGLDGHRWGVPLPSRARRDRIDEALAAVDAVHFGEAPVGKLSGGEQQRLLIAQALLTNPRILLLDEPLSNLDIRSAYEVVRLVSRLSREQGLAVMFVAHDMNPLLSAMDKVLYLANGRSAMGTVEEVIQTPVLSALYGYHVEVLRIQNRILVVGGTDESSEMMDFVEGAHCDRKEATHQDVVGG from the coding sequence ATGAACGAACAAAGTATTCTTCAATTGAAGCAGCTGACTGTCCGGTTTGGTGACAAAACGGTACTGGATAATATTGATATAGAAATCAAATCAGGCGAGTTTGTGGGCGTTATCGGTCAGAATGGGGCCGGTAAGACGACACTCTTACGAGTGATTTTGGGGCTGTTGAAGCCGAATGACGGAGAGGTTTTGGTTGACGGCACGGTTACGCGCAAGATGAGCCGTCTCATTGGATATGTTCCACAGAAAATCCATCTCGATCTCGACACACCGCTTCGCGGACGCGACCTCGTTGGACTCGGATTGGATGGCCATCGCTGGGGCGTACCGTTGCCAAGTCGTGCCCGGCGTGATCGAATTGATGAAGCATTAGCGGCAGTGGATGCTGTGCACTTTGGGGAAGCTCCGGTAGGAAAACTGTCTGGTGGGGAACAACAGCGTCTCTTGATTGCGCAGGCGCTGTTGACGAATCCAAGAATTTTGCTTTTGGATGAGCCACTGTCCAATTTGGACATTCGCAGCGCTTATGAAGTGGTTCGTCTCGTGTCTCGGCTTAGCCGAGAACAGGGACTCGCAGTCATGTTCGTGGCGCACGATATGAATCCACTCTTAAGTGCCATGGACAAAGTACTCTATTTGGCGAATGGCCGATCCGCGATGGGGACTGTGGAAGAGGTAATTCAAACCCCAGTTCTATCCGCCCTGTATGGTTATCATGTGGAAGTGCTGCGGATCCAAAATAGAATTCTCGTCGTCGGTGGCACAGATGAAAGCAGTGAGATGATGGATTTCGTTGAGGGAGCACACTGTGATAGGAAAGAAGCAACACATCAGGACGTGGTGGGCGGATGA